A region of Gracilinanus agilis isolate LMUSP501 chromosome 3, AgileGrace, whole genome shotgun sequence DNA encodes the following proteins:
- the TEX12 gene encoding testis-expressed protein 12 — translation MASHLVKSAENKSCKRPREMENETSVNSQLSSLEKPDFAFSESAVPSFYKAEVLEKVLNDMSKEINLLLTKYAQILSERAAVDASYIEEFDAIFKEASTLENLLKQKRESLRQRFTMIANTLQS, via the exons ATGGCAAGTCACCTAGTGAAATCTGCAGAAAATAAAAGTTGTAAGCGACCAAGAGAGATGGAG AATGAAACTTCAGTGAACTCACAGCTGTCTTCCCTTGAAAAACCAGATTTTGCTTTTTCTGAAAGTGCTGTGCCATCATTTTACAAAGCTGAAGTCCTGGAGAAAGTTTTAAATG ATATGAGCAAGGAGATTAATCTACTGCTGACTAAATATGCACAGATTTTAAG TGAGAGAGCAGCAGTGGATGCTTCTTATATTGAAGAGTTTGATGCAATCTTCAAAGAAGCCAGCACTTTAGAAAACCTCctgaaacaaaaaagagagagtcTGAGGCAAAGATTCACAATGATTGCAAATACCCTGCAAagctaa